The following are from one region of the Cyanobium gracile PCC 6307 genome:
- a CDS encoding sensor histidine kinase, with translation MEALLAGLLGLALGWLLARRTGRPGLSRSGLSQRQLLRWIGEAPDGWLILDSGDRIQLINQRAERLLEAPGAGLRRQEPLDRVCRSPELLEVVRNARRRERPQRLDWELGEQQLAVFVLPGDDGWVALLLQSRRSLEAQLEQQERWVSDVAHELKTPLTALLLVGDSLAAHVNDANVVLVERLQRELLRLQRLVGDLMELSRLENTLPEGLRRRSRVELPQLVQQVWLGLRPLAERRSIRLELTAAGDLAVLGDGSRLHRAVLNLLDNALRYSPEEGTVWVEIEATAGWCLLTVRDEGPGLSEDDLEHMFERFYRGDPSRVRSDRGGSGLGLAIVQQIALTHGGRIQASNHPRGGAVMELLLPAVA, from the coding sequence ATGGAGGCTCTGCTGGCGGGTCTGCTGGGGCTGGCCCTGGGCTGGCTGCTGGCGCGCCGCACCGGTCGGCCCGGCCTGTCCCGTTCCGGGCTGTCTCAGCGCCAGCTGCTGCGCTGGATCGGGGAGGCCCCCGATGGCTGGCTGATCCTCGACAGCGGCGATCGCATCCAGCTGATCAACCAGCGGGCTGAACGGCTGCTGGAGGCCCCCGGAGCGGGACTGCGGCGTCAGGAACCCCTCGATCGGGTCTGCCGCTCGCCCGAGCTGCTGGAGGTGGTCCGCAACGCTCGCCGGCGGGAGCGTCCCCAGCGCCTCGACTGGGAGCTCGGCGAGCAGCAGCTGGCCGTGTTCGTCCTGCCCGGCGACGACGGCTGGGTGGCCCTGCTGCTCCAGAGTCGTCGTTCGCTCGAAGCCCAGCTGGAGCAGCAGGAGCGCTGGGTGAGCGATGTGGCCCACGAGCTCAAGACGCCCCTCACGGCCCTGCTGCTGGTGGGTGACAGCCTGGCCGCCCACGTCAACGACGCCAATGTGGTGCTGGTGGAACGGCTGCAGCGGGAGCTGCTGCGGCTGCAGCGGCTCGTGGGCGATCTGATGGAGCTCTCCCGGCTGGAGAACACCCTGCCCGAGGGGCTGCGCAGGCGCAGCCGCGTGGAGCTGCCCCAGCTGGTGCAGCAGGTCTGGCTTGGCCTGCGGCCCCTGGCCGAGCGGCGTTCCATCCGCCTGGAGCTCACCGCCGCGGGGGATCTGGCGGTGCTGGGGGATGGCTCGCGGCTGCACCGGGCCGTGCTCAACCTGCTGGACAATGCCCTGCGCTACAGCCCGGAGGAGGGCACCGTGTGGGTGGAGATCGAAGCGACGGCGGGCTGGTGCCTGCTGACGGTGCGCGACGAGGGCCCTGGCCTCAGCGAGGACGACCTCGAGCACATGTTCGAGCGCTTCTACCGCGGTGATCCCTCCCGGGTACGCAGCGACCGGGGCGGCAGCGGACTGGGTCTGGCGATCGTCCAGCAGATCGCGCTCACCCATGGCGGCCGCATCCAGGCGTCCAACCATCCCCGGGGCGGGGCGGTGATGGAACTGCTGCTCCCCGCGGTGGCCTGA
- a CDS encoding CHAD domain-containing protein: MASPHDDHPFSNGAFAVGLIGRFTHKLASLQGPVLADNDPEPLHQMRVALRRLRTCLHQFAPALQLPKAVADPRLAKTVRRLGMARDLDVLRDRLEKDLMPELPEAEQRALKPVFKQLRRERALAYEQVVTTLQSSGYLKLLSQLQGWLRHPEFTRLGELPLLAWTLEWQAPMIAGLFQHPGWFILKQEGDMERVHDLRKRLKTARYGLENLGAVTGSRCRQWVAELRELQELLGELNDLHVLERAIDDQLPAGLARSLPVLEALLRRRALGCWDQWRQRADGLILPERRRSLSMALWLERRSDSHPEVPPLALALPSS; this comes from the coding sequence ATGGCCAGCCCGCACGATGATCACCCGTTCAGCAATGGAGCGTTTGCGGTCGGTCTGATCGGGCGCTTCACCCACAAGCTTGCGTCACTGCAGGGGCCCGTGCTCGCCGACAACGATCCCGAACCCCTGCATCAGATGCGGGTCGCGTTGCGGCGGCTGCGCACCTGCCTGCACCAGTTCGCCCCCGCCCTGCAGCTGCCCAAGGCCGTCGCTGACCCCCGCCTGGCCAAGACCGTGCGGCGGCTCGGCATGGCGCGGGACCTGGATGTGCTCCGGGATCGGCTGGAGAAGGATCTGATGCCCGAGCTTCCCGAGGCGGAACAACGGGCTCTCAAGCCCGTCTTCAAGCAGCTGCGGCGTGAACGGGCCCTGGCCTACGAGCAGGTGGTCACCACCCTCCAGAGCAGCGGCTACCTGAAGCTGCTGTCCCAGCTGCAGGGTTGGCTGCGCCATCCCGAGTTCACGCGGCTGGGGGAGCTGCCGCTGCTGGCCTGGACCCTGGAGTGGCAGGCCCCGATGATCGCCGGGCTGTTCCAGCATCCCGGCTGGTTCATCCTCAAACAGGAGGGGGACATGGAGCGGGTCCACGACCTGCGCAAACGACTCAAGACCGCCCGTTACGGCCTCGAGAATCTCGGGGCCGTCACCGGCTCACGCTGCCGGCAGTGGGTGGCCGAACTGAGGGAGCTGCAGGAACTGCTCGGAGAACTCAACGATCTCCATGTCCTGGAGAGGGCGATCGATGACCAGTTGCCGGCCGGACTGGCCAGGAGCCTGCCGGTTCTGGAGGCCCTGTTGCGGCGCAGGGCCCTGGGCTGCTGGGACCAGTGGCGGCAGCGAGCCGATGGGCTGATCCTCCCCGAACGCCGGCGCAGCCTCTCGATGGCGCTCTGGCTCGAGCGGCGTTCCGACAGCCACCCTGAAGTGCCCCCGCTGGCCCTCGCCTTACCGAGCTCTTAA
- a CDS encoding Crp/Fnr family transcriptional regulator: MVFTPSRESGSKDGFRELLEANYQKRSLVHVSAGSHVPLLKNNVWLVVRGMVKLSAITIHGDEMLLGLAGPNEPFGDPLNGVEAYAATTLADTDLLCLSCSEIRQDGTLAVAMLEALGQRIHQSQALLALMGLKRVDERVRGFLELLASEYGQPCESGLRLNLRLTHQEVASALATTRVTVTRVIGALRDEGWLQLDSQRRLVVSYLPRR; the protein is encoded by the coding sequence ATGGTATTCACGCCCTCCCGTGAATCCGGCAGCAAGGATGGATTCCGCGAACTTCTCGAAGCGAACTACCAGAAACGCAGTCTGGTTCATGTCAGCGCCGGGAGCCATGTCCCCTTGCTGAAGAACAACGTCTGGCTCGTGGTCCGCGGCATGGTGAAGCTCAGTGCCATCACCATTCACGGCGACGAGATGCTGCTCGGGCTGGCCGGCCCCAACGAGCCCTTCGGCGATCCCCTCAATGGTGTCGAGGCCTACGCCGCCACCACCCTGGCCGACACCGACCTGCTCTGCCTCAGCTGCAGCGAGATCCGCCAGGACGGCACCCTGGCCGTGGCCATGCTGGAGGCCCTCGGCCAGCGCATCCATCAGAGCCAGGCCCTGCTGGCCCTGATGGGTCTGAAGCGCGTCGATGAACGGGTGCGCGGCTTCCTTGAGCTCCTGGCCAGCGAGTACGGCCAGCCCTGCGAGTCGGGTCTGCGCCTCAACCTGCGCCTCACCCATCAGGAGGTGGCCAGTGCCCTGGCCACCACCCGGGTCACCGTCACCCGCGTGATCGGCGCCCTCCGCGACGAGGGCTGGCTGCAGCTCGACAGCCAGCGGCGTCTGGTGGTCAGCTATCTGCCACGCCGTTGA
- a CDS encoding aminotransferase class I/II-fold pyridoxal phosphate-dependent enzyme: protein MAAVADPVIAQVGCLMRQRPDALSLAQGMVSWAPPEAVRQAVGRAVAEADPRLDRYGAMQGEEALLAAVRRELTEERGLDLEGSDLLVTAGSNMAFHAIAQVLCDPGDEVLLPLPFYFNHAMAIRLAGGVPVPVAAGLVPDPERLAAAITPRTRAIVTISPNNPSGLVTPPEVLAAINRLCHRHGLLHVSDEAYADFLHGTVPHGSPGRLPGSGAHTVSLFSLSKAYGMAGWRVGYAAVPRQLMGALAKVQDTVLICPPLVSQRGALAALEAGPAWCRPHIAALGERRRQLFEAVATARAGGQAVELLGPPDGAFYGLVRFPCGLGGEPLLRHLVLGHGVAALPGDSFGLPPSGGQALLRLSYGMLEATALAEALERLFEALAALQPTGD, encoded by the coding sequence ATGGCGGCGGTGGCCGACCCGGTGATTGCCCAGGTGGGGTGCCTGATGCGCCAGCGCCCAGATGCCCTCTCCCTGGCGCAGGGCATGGTCAGCTGGGCGCCGCCGGAGGCGGTGCGCCAGGCCGTCGGCCGGGCGGTGGCGGAGGCTGACCCGCGGCTCGACCGCTACGGGGCGATGCAGGGCGAGGAGGCCCTGCTGGCGGCGGTCCGGCGGGAGCTCACCGAGGAGCGGGGGCTGGATCTGGAGGGCAGCGACCTACTGGTGACCGCCGGCAGCAACATGGCCTTCCACGCCATTGCCCAGGTGCTCTGTGACCCGGGCGACGAGGTGCTGCTGCCGCTGCCCTTCTACTTCAATCACGCCATGGCGATCCGCCTGGCCGGCGGCGTGCCCGTGCCGGTGGCGGCGGGGCTGGTGCCCGATCCCGAGCGGCTGGCGGCGGCGATCACCCCCCGCACCCGGGCCATCGTGACGATCTCCCCCAACAACCCCAGCGGCCTGGTGACGCCGCCGGAGGTGCTGGCGGCCATCAACCGCCTCTGCCACCGCCATGGGCTGCTGCATGTGAGCGACGAGGCCTACGCCGATTTCCTCCATGGGACGGTGCCCCATGGAAGCCCTGGCCGGCTGCCGGGCAGCGGAGCCCACACGGTGTCCCTGTTCTCCCTGTCGAAGGCCTACGGCATGGCCGGCTGGCGGGTGGGCTACGCGGCGGTGCCGCGCCAGCTGATGGGGGCGCTGGCCAAGGTCCAGGACACGGTGCTGATCTGTCCGCCCCTGGTGAGCCAGCGGGGGGCACTGGCGGCCCTGGAGGCCGGTCCGGCCTGGTGCCGGCCCCACATCGCCGCCCTCGGCGAGCGGCGCCGGCAGCTGTTCGAGGCGGTGGCGACGGCCCGCGCCGGCGGCCAGGCGGTGGAGCTGCTGGGTCCCCCCGACGGCGCCTTCTATGGTCTGGTGCGGTTCCCCTGCGGCCTGGGGGGCGAGCCGTTGCTGCGCCATCTGGTGCTGGGGCACGGGGTGGCCGCCCTGCCGGGCGACAGCTTCGGCCTGCCGCCGTCCGGCGGTCAGGCCCTGCTGCGGCTCAGCTACGGCATGCTCGAAGCCACCGCCCTGGCGGAGGCTCTGGAGCGTCTGTTCGAGGCGCTGGCGGCGCTGCAGCCCACCGGCGACTGA
- a CDS encoding response regulator transcription factor — MHPPLLVVEDDDTIRETIRDVLVLEGFSVTACGNGTEALRTLQECPPGEEFSLVVLDLMLPGLGGLDLCRQLRSAGNQTPILVVSARDSETDRVLGLEVGADDYLIKPFGLRELVARCRALMRRSRSVEVAAKVLQHANLSLYPEECRVTRDGLEVNLSPKEYRLLELFMQNPRRVWSRDKLLERVWGYDYFGDSKTVDVHIRWLREKLEANPSAPEHLITVRGFGYRFG; from the coding sequence ATGCATCCCCCCCTCCTGGTCGTCGAGGACGACGACACGATCCGCGAGACCATCCGCGACGTGCTGGTGCTGGAGGGTTTTTCCGTCACCGCCTGCGGCAACGGCACAGAGGCCCTGCGCACCCTGCAGGAATGCCCTCCGGGAGAGGAATTCTCCCTGGTGGTGCTCGATCTGATGCTGCCCGGCCTGGGGGGCCTCGATCTCTGCCGGCAACTGCGTTCCGCCGGCAACCAGACCCCCATCCTGGTGGTCAGTGCCCGCGACAGCGAAACCGACCGGGTGCTGGGCCTGGAGGTGGGGGCCGACGACTATCTGATCAAGCCCTTCGGCCTGCGGGAACTGGTGGCCCGCTGCCGGGCCCTGATGCGCCGCAGTCGCTCCGTGGAGGTGGCCGCCAAGGTGCTCCAGCACGCCAATCTCAGCCTGTACCCCGAGGAGTGCCGCGTCACCCGCGATGGCCTGGAGGTCAACCTTTCGCCGAAGGAGTACCGGCTGCTGGAGCTGTTCATGCAGAACCCCCGCCGCGTCTGGAGCCGCGACAAGCTGCTGGAGCGGGTCTGGGGCTACGACTACTTCGGCGACAGCAAGACCGTCGACGTCCACATCCGCTGGCTGCGGGAGAAGCTGGAGGCCAACCCCTCGGCTCCGGAGCACCTGATCACCGTCCGGGGCTTCGGCTACCGCTTCGGCTGA
- a CDS encoding PstS family phosphate ABC transporter substrate-binding protein yields MGFSGRSHNLSLTQPLGLLVQDRRSVLPSLVSTMVLKLPATVRSMGVMAFSGLGALLGVGLTPSLAPVPVQAQTGMAPVVRIEGSSTVFPIMEEAAKAFQKRQGSALSIALKETGSSAGMRRFCRGEIPISNSSRPISSKELKACAAKGVTFIELPLAFDAISVVVHPSNSWASRISTAELSTLWNRKAQGRIKRWKQVNASWPDRPINLCGPGAESGTFDYFNKAINGDSRNSRTDYTASEDDNVLVSCVEKNPLALGYFGFSYYRAQAAKLKALAIRGPRGTWPPTIENVQQERYVPLSRPLFVYINDKDLRDRPEVRRFITFTVQGGLRFSERAGVIPLPPDTYRVVESKLYRHLIGTSFGGDLPVGLSINEAIRRSFEQIRSKSPR; encoded by the coding sequence GTGGGATTCAGCGGCCGCAGCCACAATCTGTCCTTAACCCAACCCCTTGGCTTGCTGGTGCAGGATCGGCGCAGCGTCCTCCCTTCGCTGGTCTCCACCATGGTCCTGAAGCTGCCTGCGACAGTCCGGTCGATGGGCGTGATGGCCTTCAGTGGACTGGGTGCCCTCCTCGGCGTCGGGCTGACGCCATCGCTGGCCCCGGTGCCTGTCCAGGCCCAGACCGGGATGGCTCCGGTGGTGCGCATCGAGGGCTCCAGCACGGTGTTCCCGATCATGGAGGAGGCCGCCAAGGCCTTTCAGAAGCGCCAGGGTTCGGCGTTGTCCATCGCCCTGAAGGAGACGGGCAGCTCGGCCGGGATGCGCAGGTTCTGCCGCGGCGAGATTCCGATCAGCAACTCCTCCCGCCCGATCAGCTCCAAGGAGCTGAAGGCCTGCGCCGCCAAGGGGGTCACGTTCATTGAACTGCCGCTGGCCTTCGATGCCATTTCGGTGGTGGTCCATCCCAGCAACAGCTGGGCCAGCCGCATCAGCACGGCCGAGCTCTCCACCCTGTGGAACCGCAAGGCGCAGGGACGCATCAAGCGCTGGAAGCAGGTGAACGCCTCCTGGCCGGATCGGCCGATCAATCTGTGCGGCCCGGGCGCCGAATCAGGAACGTTTGATTACTTCAACAAGGCAATCAATGGGGATTCTCGTAATTCCCGCACCGATTACACCGCCAGCGAAGATGATAACGTTTTAGTAAGTTGTGTTGAGAAGAACCCTCTGGCGCTGGGCTATTTCGGCTTTTCCTACTACCGCGCTCAGGCAGCCAAGTTGAAGGCGCTCGCCATCAGAGGTCCCAGGGGAACCTGGCCACCGACCATCGAGAACGTGCAGCAGGAGCGCTACGTTCCGCTGTCCCGACCCCTGTTCGTCTACATCAACGACAAGGATCTCAGGGATCGGCCCGAGGTGCGTCGCTTCATCACCTTCACGGTCCAAGGTGGGTTGCGTTTCAGTGAGAGGGCCGGTGTGATCCCCCTGCCTCCGGACACCTATCGTGTAGTTGAGTCCAAGCTTTATCGCCACTTGATCGGCACCTCCTTCGGGGGTGATCTGCCCGTCGGGCTCTCGATCAATGAGGCGATCCGGCGCAGCTTCGAGCAGATCCGTTCGAAATCACCCCGCTGA
- a CDS encoding DUF7219 family protein: MTNQPSTGPSNPELGRPERDVQSPMEAHGSYRGSDWSPERLMFHQNLESFADQVGLIVGLQANGKMTQDEAYAKIKKIWKGLKFTRSSLFDESTH, encoded by the coding sequence TTGACCAACCAGCCCTCCACGGGACCATCCAATCCCGAACTCGGCCGGCCGGAACGGGATGTCCAATCTCCCATGGAGGCGCATGGGAGCTACCGGGGCAGCGACTGGAGCCCGGAGCGGCTGATGTTCCACCAGAACCTGGAGTCCTTCGCCGACCAGGTCGGCTTGATCGTCGGCCTGCAGGCCAACGGCAAGATGACCCAGGACGAGGCCTACGCGAAAATCAAGAAGATCTGGAAAGGGCTCAAATTCACCCGCAGTTCCCTCTTCGACGAATCCACGCACTGA
- a CDS encoding pyruvate kinase — MKDPTPAPALWLLDTLRALRATLERIEVEEAACLEGIHPDYRVSARNLLHFIAFHRHAHPGLPKALRQRGLCSLTDCDAHLLSSLEAVITALEALDGQGPSAAASQDQPGGPPGLGGPEVLERHCDRLFGALAATGVAGIMVTLPAEAAERPALVVDLLAAGMSIARINCAHDDPVVWGRMVDALREARVITGRPCAIAMDLAGPKLRTGQLALQPAVIRARPPRDRMGRPSQPVRILAVPRGALAGPQDTQAVLLPARLSKAKRLKQGNRLQGRDASGRRRSLQVVRRGPDGVLLLQAEKTCHFTSGLVFRQRHGKARLRVGPLEPVSGERLLRPGDVLRLTPEPDQGGGTLPCTLPEVFFDLRLGERVLFDDGRIGAVIRGVSPQAVVLEVTTAQARGSRLRSDKGINFPDSELRTPALTAKDIEDLAFVTRHADMISYSFVHRESDIQTLRHCLEEMGRGDLAVVLKIETRQAFLNLPRLLLAAMAHGAPVGVMIARGDLAIECGWEALAPIQEEILRICAAAHVPCIWATEVLDTLAQHGHPTRAEITDAAMGARADAVMLNKGPNITATVKVLEAIVARSASDRSDRNVPLLTCLAFRSNCEPDDPLP, encoded by the coding sequence ATGAAGGACCCCACGCCCGCCCCGGCCCTCTGGCTGCTCGACACCTTGCGGGCCCTCAGGGCCACCCTGGAGCGCATCGAGGTGGAGGAGGCCGCCTGCCTGGAGGGCATTCACCCCGACTACCGGGTCAGTGCCCGCAACCTGCTGCATTTCATTGCCTTCCATCGCCATGCCCATCCGGGCCTGCCGAAGGCGCTGCGGCAACGGGGTCTGTGTTCCCTCACGGATTGTGACGCCCACCTGCTGTCCAGTCTGGAGGCGGTGATCACCGCCCTCGAAGCTCTCGATGGTCAGGGCCCCTCGGCGGCGGCGTCGCAGGACCAGCCGGGCGGCCCCCCAGGCCTGGGCGGTCCCGAGGTGCTGGAGCGGCATTGCGACAGGCTGTTCGGAGCCCTGGCCGCCACGGGGGTCGCCGGAATCATGGTCACACTGCCGGCGGAGGCGGCCGAGCGCCCCGCCCTGGTCGTCGATCTGCTGGCGGCGGGGATGTCCATCGCCCGCATCAATTGCGCCCATGACGACCCCGTGGTCTGGGGCCGGATGGTGGACGCGCTCAGAGAAGCCCGGGTGATCACGGGCCGCCCCTGTGCGATCGCCATGGACCTGGCGGGCCCGAAGCTGCGCACCGGCCAGCTGGCCCTCCAGCCCGCGGTGATCCGCGCCCGTCCCCCCCGCGACCGGATGGGGCGGCCCAGCCAACCGGTGCGGATCCTGGCGGTGCCGCGTGGAGCCTTGGCCGGGCCGCAGGACACGCAAGCCGTGCTGCTGCCGGCGCGACTGTCGAAGGCGAAGCGGCTGAAGCAGGGGAATCGCCTGCAGGGGCGGGATGCGTCCGGCCGCCGCCGCTCCCTCCAGGTGGTCCGACGCGGCCCCGATGGGGTTCTGCTGCTGCAGGCCGAAAAGACCTGCCATTTCACGTCCGGCCTGGTGTTCCGCCAGCGGCACGGCAAAGCCCGGCTGCGCGTGGGTCCACTGGAGCCGGTGAGCGGGGAACGGCTGCTGCGTCCGGGCGATGTCCTCCGCCTGACACCGGAGCCGGACCAGGGCGGCGGCACGCTGCCCTGCACCCTGCCGGAGGTCTTTTTTGATCTGCGCCTCGGTGAGCGGGTCCTCTTTGACGATGGCCGCATCGGTGCCGTGATCCGGGGGGTGTCACCCCAGGCCGTGGTGCTCGAGGTCACCACGGCCCAGGCCAGAGGCAGCCGACTTCGCTCCGACAAGGGGATCAATTTCCCCGACAGTGAACTGCGCACGCCGGCCCTCACCGCCAAAGACATCGAGGATCTGGCGTTCGTGACACGGCACGCCGACATGATCAGCTATTCCTTCGTGCACCGGGAGTCCGACATCCAGACCCTGCGCCACTGCCTGGAGGAGATGGGCCGGGGCGATCTGGCGGTGGTGCTCAAGATCGAAACCCGCCAGGCCTTCCTGAACCTGCCCCGGCTGCTGCTGGCGGCCATGGCCCACGGCGCCCCGGTGGGCGTGATGATCGCCCGGGGCGATCTGGCGATCGAGTGCGGCTGGGAGGCCCTGGCTCCGATTCAGGAGGAGATCCTGCGGATCTGCGCGGCGGCGCATGTCCCCTGCATCTGGGCCACTGAGGTGCTCGACACACTGGCCCAGCACGGCCATCCCACGCGGGCCGAGATCACCGATGCGGCGATGGGGGCCCGTGCCGACGCGGTGATGCTCAACAAGGGACCCAACATCACGGCCACCGTGAAGGTGCTGGAGGCGATCGTGGCCCGCAGCGCCAGCGACCGAAGCGATCGCAACGTGCCCCTGCTCACCTGCCTGGCGTTCCGGAGCAACTGTGAACCCGACGACCCGCTGCCCTGA
- the corA gene encoding magnesium/cobalt transporter CorA, translating to MRLTPGALSSQRLEQRPAGLPTHLYVHGGLGPTRADAVLFLDSGPVRTPAPAIERLASLCQEGTPLWLRLQGLGDRRYIQQLLDRLEVPAVLLAPLLEVPQRPQVNGLEDVLLVVLHRLSFAKDPAHLVSEQVGLVLLPGLLITLEEGCGGDPFPDLTEWLLSKSGSLADRDLDDILHFVIDDLLDDLFPMLEAMSQRLDALEESSLRNPRPLILRRSYEFRSNLRIIRTLIWPLRHQIRLLLRQRQRLLGTEALEGFRDMAELVDQLFEACGSLRGQCDAITQSYAASVGNRMNQVMKTLTILTSIFAPLTFIVGIYGMNFEFMPELKWRHGYAFVMLLMLLIASLQAWWLWRRGWFQDWTGQG from the coding sequence GTGCGACTCACCCCTGGGGCGCTGAGCTCCCAGCGTCTGGAGCAACGTCCGGCGGGCCTGCCCACCCATCTCTACGTCCATGGCGGGCTCGGGCCCACCCGGGCCGATGCTGTGCTGTTCCTGGATTCCGGGCCGGTGCGGACCCCCGCCCCCGCCATCGAACGGCTGGCCAGCCTGTGCCAGGAAGGCACCCCCCTGTGGCTGCGCCTGCAGGGGCTGGGTGACCGCCGCTACATCCAGCAGCTGCTGGATCGCCTCGAGGTGCCGGCGGTGCTGCTGGCCCCCCTGCTGGAGGTGCCCCAGCGCCCCCAGGTGAACGGATTGGAGGATGTGCTGCTGGTGGTGCTGCACCGACTCAGCTTCGCCAAGGACCCGGCCCATCTGGTCAGTGAGCAGGTGGGCCTGGTGCTGCTGCCTGGCTTGCTGATCACCCTGGAGGAGGGCTGCGGCGGGGATCCCTTCCCGGATCTCACCGAATGGCTGCTGTCCAAGTCGGGGTCCCTGGCCGACCGGGACCTGGACGACATCCTGCACTTCGTCATCGATGACCTGCTTGATGATCTGTTCCCGATGCTGGAGGCGATGTCCCAGCGGCTTGATGCGCTGGAGGAATCCTCCCTGCGCAATCCCCGCCCCCTGATCCTGCGCCGCTCCTACGAATTCAGGAGCAACCTGCGCATCATTCGCACCCTGATCTGGCCCCTGCGTCACCAGATCCGCCTGCTGCTCCGTCAACGGCAGCGATTGCTGGGAACCGAGGCCCTGGAGGGCTTCCGGGACATGGCCGAACTGGTCGACCAGCTGTTCGAAGCCTGCGGGTCGCTGCGGGGCCAGTGCGATGCCATCACCCAGTCCTATGCCGCCAGCGTGGGCAACAGGATGAACCAGGTGATGAAGACCCTCACCATCCTCACCAGCATCTTTGCGCCGCTCACGTTCATCGTCGGCATCTATGGCATGAACTTCGAGTTCATGCCCGAGCTGAAGTGGCGCCATGGTTACGCCTTCGTCATGTTGCTGATGCTGCTGATCGCCTCACTCCAGGCCTGGTGGCTGTGGCGCCGGGGCTGGTTCCAGGACTGGACGGGCCAGGGCTGA